From one Lycium ferocissimum isolate CSIRO_LF1 chromosome 5, AGI_CSIRO_Lferr_CH_V1, whole genome shotgun sequence genomic stretch:
- the LOC132055866 gene encoding formin-like protein 4: MNEVVLKAVIASVLTTSIVSSILFYFFYRYYVNRQRKKTKLKNSSFRREGSGSVPHQEVQQRGALKGLVVDENGLDVIYLRRFEDRQLGSCFSKIWVNYIDEEEEEKRMDSGGENPVSSDHIQEIPLLQNCISNVGSYEKKEVVTASQQTINSQQTYPQFPSASLQFQHKEITPPSETPSQQAILLSQNPPQPPIPPPSPPPPPPPLPMKRISKAPTPPNAAKSKPSPPPPPKGSGLSSLLKPPIAPRGKGSSQEKAEARNEEKSKDNGEIQVKLRPLHWDKVIANADHSMVWDEINNGSFRFEDDLMEVLFGYDVKSQKIPEGNGAITSSGTSKLARPAQIFILDPRKSQNTAIVLKSLSISRKEILDALLEGQGLSVDTLEKLTKICPTEEETLKILQFDGNPSKLADAESFLYQMLKAVPSAFRRFNAMLFRSSYDPEILNLKENLQTIELSCKELRTSRIFLRLLEAILKAGNRMNAGTARGNAQGFNLSALQKISYVKSNDGKTTLLHFVVEQVIRSEGKRCLINKGSKAEKLEKDTEHLTLGLPVLQGLSSEFSNVKKAAFIDYDSFINTCSTITMRVNDVQQLLMCCGNAERDRFVKETKVFLEECEEELKVIKEEQTRVMDLVKRTTEYYQAGSSKDKCTQPLQLFAIVKDFLDMVDKVCFDITKKVQKKNASSIESSPPRSSTPRTPVRFHNLRTYFTPEIVSSESENEF; this comes from the exons ATGAATGAGGTTGTTTTGAAGGCTGTTATAGCTTCAGTTCTAACTACTTCGATAGTTTCTAGCATactcttttatttcttctaCAGGTACTATGTAAATCGTCAACGGAAGAAAACCAAGTTGAAAAATTCAAGTTTTCGTCGAGAGGGTTCTGGTTCTGTGCCTCATCAAGAAGTCCAGCAACGTGGAGCTTTAAAAGGGCTGGTAGTTGATGAAAATGGACTAGATGTTATATATTTGAGAAGATTTGAAGATAGACAGCTAGGAAGTTGTTTTTCCAAGATTTGGGTGAATTATATTGAtgaggaggaggaagagaagAGAATGGATAGCGGAGGAGAGAATCCAGTTTCAAGCGATCATATTCAAGAAATTCCTTTACTGCAAAATTGTATTAGCAATGTAGGTAGTTATGAGAAGAAAGAGGTAGTTACTGCATCACAACAAACAATTAACTCACAACAGACATATCCTCAATTTCCATCAGCCTCATTACAGTTTCAACATAAGGAAATCACTCCTCCATCGGAAACACCGTCTCAACAAGCAATTCTCTTGAGTCAAAATCCGCCTCAGCCACCAATACCTCCACCATCTCCACCGCCTCCGCCTCCTCCCCTTCCAATGAAAAGGATTTCTAAAGCACCAACACCACCTAATGCAGCAAAATCAAAACCTTCACCTCCACCCCCACCAAAGGGTAGCGGTTTGAGTTCATTGTTAAAGCCACCTATTGCACCAAGAGGGAAAGGGAGCAGCCAAGAGAAAGCAGAAGCTCGAAATGAAGAAAAGTCAAAAGATAATGGTGAAATTCAAGTCAAATTAAGGCCACTGCACTGGGATAAAGTCATTGCTAATGCTGATCATTCTATGGTTTGGGATGAAATCAACAATGGATCATTCCG ATTTGAAGATGACCTTATGGAAGTTCTCTTTGGATACGATGTCAAATCCCAGAAAATCCCTGAAGGAAATGGCGCGATCACAAGCTCAGGCACTTCTAAGTTGGCTCGACCAGCTCAGATCTTTATTCTCGATCCTAGGAAGTCACAGAACACAGCAATTGTGCTAAAGTCTCTTTCAATCTCTCGTAAAGAAATACTTGATGCCCTGTTGGAGGGTCAAGGACTCAGCGTTGATACTCTTGAAAAACTAACCAAGATTTGCCCAACTGAAGAAGAAACATTAAAAATCCTCCAATTTGATGGTAACCCAAGTAAACTTGCTGACGCTGAGTCTTTCCTCTACCAAATGCTGAAAGCTGTTCCTTCTGCTTTTAGGCGTTTCAATGCGATGCTTTTCAGATCAAGCTATGATCCAGAAATTCTAAACCTCAAAGAGAATTTGCAAACAATTGAGCTAAGTTGCAAGGAATTGAGAACAAGTAGAATTTTCTTACGACTTCTGGAAGCGATTCTTAAGGCTGGCAATCGAATGAATGCAGGAACAGCTAGAGGAAATGCTCAGGGATTCAACCTTAGTGCCTTgcaaaaaatatcatatgtaAAAAGCAACGATGGAAAAACAACTCTGCTTCATTTTGTAGTTGAACAAGTCATCCGTTCAGAAGGTAAGCGTTGCCTAATCAATAAAGGTAGCAAGGCAGAAAAACTAGAAAAAGATACAGAGCACCTAACACTAGGTTTGCCAGTATTGCAAGGATTGAGTTCCGAATTCTCTAATGTAAAGAAAGCAGCTTTCATAGACTATGATAGTTTCATCAACACATGTTCCACTATTACAATGCGAGTAAATGATGTTCAGCAGCTCTTAATGTGCTGTGGAAATGCTGAAAGAGATCGATTTGTAAAAGAGACGAAAGTGTTTCTAGAGGAATGCGAAGAGGAACTCAAGGTGATCAAAGAAGAACAAACAAGAGTCATGGACCTTGTGAAGAGAACGACAGAGTATTACCAAGCAGGATCTTCGAAGGACAAATGCACTCAGCCACTTCAGTTGTTTGCCATTGTGAAGGACTTTCTGGACATGGTTGATAAAGTGTGTTTTGATATCACAAAGAAAGTACAGAAGAAGAATGCATCAAGCATAGAGTCATCACCACCCCGATCATCAACACCAAGAACTCCTGTGAGGTTCCATAACTTGAGAACATACTTTACACCAGAAATTGTAAGTAGTGAATCTGAGAATGAGTTCTGA